Proteins from a single region of Mustela erminea isolate mMusErm1 chromosome X, mMusErm1.Pri, whole genome shotgun sequence:
- the LOC116583375 gene encoding trafficking protein particle complex subunit 13-like — MFFSKLCLFPFLPPLEVKTKFYNSEKSDLFLEVQIQNISSSTVFIQKVSLNPPEMYTGEELNTINQAGEDECTFGTRTFLQSMEERQYLYYLKLKQEFSEKAGIIKGLTEMGKLDIIWKRNLGEMAMLQTIQLERKAPVYGNMKLSLEKIPDTVIIEEPFHIICKIMNCSGRKMKLVLKTYDTDSIRWCGNSGRYLGQLPPGSSLCFTLTLLSLKLGLQVISSIKITDKVLKKTYVCDDLAKVCVIPSMVKMKN, encoded by the coding sequence ATGTTTTTTAGTAAACTGTGcttatttcctttcctcccaccATTGGAGGTTAAAACTAAGTTTTATAATTCAGAGAAGAGTGACTTATTTCTTGAAGTCcaaattcagaatatttcatcttCAACTGTCTTTATACAAAAAGTTTCATTAAACCCACCTGAAATGTACACTGGGGAAGAATTAAATACCATCAATCAGGCTGGTGAAGATGAGTGTACCTTTGGAACAAGAACATTTTTACAGTCAATGGAAGAACGCCAGTATTTGTACTACCTTAAGCTTAAACAGGAATTTTCAGAGAAAGCTGGTATCATTAAGGGACtaacagaaatgggaaaattggatatAATATGGAAGAGAAATCTAGGTGAAATGGCAATGCTACAGACAATCCAGCTTGAAAGAAAAGCTCCAGTTTATGGAAACATGAAGCTGTCTTTGGAAAAAATCCCGGATACTGTAATTATAGAAGAGCCTTTTCATATTATCTGTAAGATAATGAACTGTAGTGGTAGGAAAATGAAACTGGTTTTGAAGACCTATGATACAGATTCTATTCGTTGGTGTGGAAATTCAGGAAGGTATCTTGGACAGCTGCCCCCAGGTTCATCTCTCTGCTTCACCCTGACACTACTGTCCTTGAAACTGGGCCTGCAAGTCATCTCTAGCATAAAGATAACagacaaagtattaaaaaaaacatatgtcTGTGATGACCTTGCAAAGGTCTGTGTAATACCATCCatggttaaaatgaaaaactga